The Brasilonema sennae CENA114 genome includes a region encoding these proteins:
- a CDS encoding O-antigen ligase family protein encodes MHRFSRLAEKVFVVLTLFFSTTALIPILIEKEDSVDASQDPYTPILFMGIYIVTLLLVMKNWKSFLYVAQRDIWIWLLVGIALASVLWTVAPDITPRRSVLFLGTTGFGVYLATRYTMREQLELLAWMFGLIILLSFVFAIALPSYGLMTFQEKGIHAGAWRGVITHKNTLGRLMNVSTIVFLLLCLDNSLSQQKYKWLSWLGFVLSVVLIILSTSKTALIVLLTLTIILPLYKALRGNYNQIVPLVITVVLVVGTTATLLLDNLPLIATALGKDLTLTGRTDIWGVMLELIWERPLLGYGFNAVWQSWDNEVTAYLWRTLEWESPYGHNGFMDLLAELGILGLIVFAISYITACIKGVMWLRLTKMVEGLFPLMYLTFLFMSNITESNLVVTNNIFWILYVSIIFSMAVESEQAKLYKYESSYINNEEWIEIEASSKQDF; translated from the coding sequence ATGCACAGATTCTCAAGGCTAGCCGAAAAGGTATTTGTTGTATTGACTCTGTTTTTTTCAACAACTGCCTTGATACCTATTCTTATAGAAAAAGAAGATTCTGTAGATGCGAGCCAAGATCCATACACTCCAATCCTTTTTATGGGAATCTATATCGTGACTCTGTTGTTGGTTATGAAAAACTGGAAAAGTTTTTTGTACGTTGCACAGAGGGACATTTGGATCTGGTTACTGGTAGGAATTGCATTAGCATCCGTGTTGTGGACAGTAGCACCAGATATTACGCCACGTCGTAGTGTACTTTTTTTGGGGACAACTGGATTTGGAGTATACTTAGCTACGCGTTACACGATGAGGGAGCAACTAGAATTACTCGCTTGGATGTTCGGCTTAATAATATTACTAAGCTTTGTGTTTGCCATAGCACTCCCATCTTATGGTTTAATGACCTTTCAGGAAAAAGGTATTCACGCGGGAGCTTGGCGAGGTGTCATAACGCACAAAAACACCTTGGGTCGTCTGATGAATGTCAGCACCATAGTCTTTCTGTTACTCTGTCTTGACAACTCGCTTTCTCAACAGAAATATAAATGGCTTTCGTGGCTTGGTTTTGTTTTATCAGTGGTTTTAATCATTCTTTCAACCTCAAAAACAGCTTTGATTGTTCTTCTGACTTTGACAATTATTTTGCCACTATATAAGGCTTTGCGAGGTAATTATAATCAAATAGTCCCTTTAGTTATAACTGTGGTTCTTGTGGTAGGAACTACAGCGACTTTGCTATTAGATAATTTACCACTTATCGCGACTGCATTGGGTAAGGATTTGACACTCACAGGACGCACAGATATTTGGGGAGTAATGCTTGAGCTAATTTGGGAACGCCCTTTATTAGGCTACGGTTTTAATGCTGTTTGGCAAAGCTGGGATAATGAGGTGACAGCCTACCTTTGGCGCACTTTGGAATGGGAATCTCCTTATGGTCACAATGGTTTTATGGATTTATTGGCAGAATTAGGGATACTAGGGTTAATAGTTTTTGCAATCAGCTATATAACCGCTTGCATAAAAGGAGTTATGTGGTTACGGTTAACAAAAATGGTAGAGGGATTATTTCCTTTAATGTATCTGACATTTTTATTTATGTCTAACATCACAGAAAGTAATCTTGTAGTAACTAACAATATTTTTTGGATATTATACGTATCAATCATTTTTTCAATGGCTGTGGAATCGGAACAAGCGAAGCTCTATAAATATGAAAGTTCTTATATAAACAATGAAGAATGGATTGAGATAGAAGCATCAAGTAAACAAGATTTCTAG
- a CDS encoding GumC family protein, whose product MPTKEQSLQYLRNSNTVLKEPYLLWRRPEGEQENTGSNQIFPVLRRRLGLIASTTVILTTVAIAWTATRTPKYEGKFQILVEPLKSADSELLVLLSETLKQNINEITKQNKTEMDYQALMEVLKSPKLIDPVVKDLKTRYPDITYDQLVASDASGKVSPERVGTLHISRIGKGKDLSRVVEVRYRESSPQKVQYVLEEVSQAYQNYSKEQQQTNLRQGIKFVEQQIPKRHLRVNTLQGQMQVFQKKYNMLNPELQGQQLLNRADELKTQRIETERSLAETRSLSASLQKQLQMSENSAIASSALSESPQYQQVLTRLQEVETKIAAESTRLTDNNPVMRSLREQQRKLLPLVQQEAKQALGRNQGRENSQVGVYQNSVRRDLIKQLADSANQIQALESSLQANKEATVQLNQQIQEYPALSRQYANLQRDLQVSTDTLNQILAKREALRVDAAQQDIPWEVITPPTLPRDKKGHLIPVGLNGERNIALGVVGGLLLGSLAALVLENLQNVFRDPEEIKRTTKLPVFAVVPFHKELRHPTTVRDQELAYANQKGKHQFVPQIKAKTHEYQTTAFSEAFCSLFNRINSLKSQASIHSIVVTSATSGDGKSTVAVNLAKIAAQAGQKVLLVDANLRHPQVHHALGLVNIKGLSEILFLGIDLNDVVGQAPREENLFVITAGDAPQNPTKLFSSQRMENFVKEAHANYDLIVYDAPHIMGLLDTSILANRVDGVLMVVGLGKTVRPSLHQALEELKTGQVPVLGIVADTIER is encoded by the coding sequence ATGCCAACTAAGGAACAAAGCTTGCAGTACTTGAGAAATTCCAATACTGTCTTGAAAGAACCGTATTTATTATGGAGAAGACCAGAAGGTGAACAAGAAAATACGGGTTCAAATCAAATTTTCCCTGTATTGCGTCGTCGCTTAGGTTTGATTGCTAGTACGACAGTGATTTTGACGACAGTGGCTATTGCGTGGACAGCAACTCGAACTCCAAAATATGAAGGGAAGTTTCAGATATTAGTTGAACCATTAAAAAGTGCTGATAGTGAGTTACTGGTTTTACTATCGGAAACTTTAAAGCAAAATATCAACGAAATCACCAAACAGAATAAAACCGAAATGGATTATCAGGCTTTAATGGAGGTTTTGAAAAGTCCAAAGCTGATAGATCCAGTAGTGAAAGACTTGAAAACGCGCTATCCAGACATTACCTACGATCAACTTGTTGCGAGTGATGCGTCGGGTAAAGTGTCTCCTGAACGAGTTGGCACGTTACATATTAGTCGGATTGGTAAAGGCAAAGACCTATCAAGAGTCGTGGAGGTTCGGTATCGAGAATCCAGCCCACAAAAAGTCCAGTATGTTTTAGAGGAGGTATCACAAGCATATCAAAACTATAGTAAAGAACAACAGCAGACGAACTTACGTCAGGGAATAAAATTTGTTGAACAGCAGATTCCCAAAAGACATCTCCGGGTGAATACACTTCAAGGACAAATGCAAGTGTTCCAAAAGAAGTATAATATGCTCAACCCGGAACTTCAGGGGCAACAATTGCTCAACAGAGCTGATGAACTAAAAACACAGCGCATAGAAACCGAAAGAAGCTTAGCTGAGACTCGCTCACTTTCTGCTTCTTTGCAAAAGCAGTTGCAAATGTCAGAGAATAGTGCGATCGCCTCATCAGCATTGAGTGAATCACCTCAATATCAGCAAGTCCTGACTCGTCTGCAAGAGGTAGAAACAAAAATTGCTGCAGAGTCAACCCGCCTCACTGACAACAACCCAGTCATGCGGAGTTTGCGCGAACAGCAACGCAAACTCTTACCTTTAGTACAGCAAGAAGCAAAACAGGCATTAGGTAGAAATCAGGGGAGGGAGAACTCCCAAGTAGGAGTTTATCAAAACTCGGTTCGGCGTGACCTGATCAAACAACTAGCTGATAGCGCTAACCAAATTCAGGCGTTAGAAAGTAGCCTCCAAGCTAATAAAGAAGCAACAGTGCAGCTGAATCAACAAATTCAGGAATATCCTGCCCTTTCACGTCAGTACGCCAATTTGCAAAGGGATTTGCAAGTTTCTACCGACACCCTCAACCAGATTTTAGCTAAGCGAGAAGCACTGCGGGTAGATGCTGCTCAACAGGATATTCCTTGGGAAGTGATTACGCCTCCCACACTCCCTCGTGATAAAAAAGGGCATCTTATACCAGTTGGACTCAATGGTGAGCGTAACATTGCCTTAGGAGTTGTTGGAGGTTTACTCTTGGGAAGTCTGGCTGCTTTGGTTCTGGAGAATTTGCAAAATGTCTTTCGCGATCCTGAAGAAATCAAACGTACAACTAAACTACCAGTTTTTGCAGTCGTTCCTTTCCACAAAGAATTAAGACACCCGACTACTGTCAGAGATCAAGAACTAGCTTATGCAAATCAAAAAGGAAAACATCAATTTGTACCACAGATAAAAGCAAAGACTCACGAGTATCAAACAACTGCTTTTAGCGAAGCTTTCTGCTCTCTTTTTAACAGAATAAATTCTCTCAAATCACAAGCTTCTATCCACTCAATAGTCGTCACATCAGCTACAAGTGGCGATGGCAAATCTACAGTAGCAGTCAATTTAGCAAAGATAGCAGCTCAAGCAGGTCAAAAAGTGCTATTAGTAGATGCTAATTTACGTCATCCTCAAGTTCATCATGCATTAGGTTTAGTTAACATCAAAGGACTTAGCGAGATACTTTTTCTAGGTATAGATTTAAATGATGTTGTTGGACAAGCACCCAGAGAAGAAAATCTTTTTGTAATCACAGCTGGTGATGCACCACAAAATCCCACAAAGCTATTTTCCTCTCAAAGAATGGAAAATTTCGTGAAGGAAGCCCATGCAAACTATGATTTAATTGTGTATGACGCACCACATATTATGGGACTTTTAGACACAAGCATCTTAGCAAATCGTGTTGATGGAGTTTTAATGGTTGTAGGACTAGGTAAAACAGTTCGTCCTTCTTTACACCAAGCCCTGGAAGAATTAAAAACTGGTCAGGTTCCAGTTTTGGGTATAGTAGCTGATACCATTGAACGGTAG
- a CDS encoding serine/threonine-protein kinase produces MLCCLNPDCPQPQNPEQIIHCQSCGALLIPLLRGHYRITQVLSDEGGFGRTYLAKDIDKLNERCVVKQLAPKVQGTWALKKAIESFQQEAQRLQELGKNSQIPTLLAYFEEDNYLYLVQEFIDGQTLLKDLRQQGIYHEAKIRQGLLDLLPVLKFIHERGVIHRDIKPQNIMRRQSDGKLVLIDFGASKQLSATVRTKPGTTIGTRGYSPLEQLQDGEAHPASDLFSLGATCFHLMSGVSPGTLWAENGYSWVTSWQLYLKCSISADLAKVFDKLLKKDINERYQSADEVLKDLEPRPPSPQPPRLKNRLLAGAGIVLLGFGGFCYINNFEILNLIAQNNFLMKTLNGHSNVVTSVAVSSIPPDSPLYKGGLGGIVASGSFDTTLKLWNLSTRKEIFTLEGNAGSVYSVATSPDGRTVASGNGDKTIKLWNLFTGQQIYTLYGHSSSVESVAISPDSKMLASGSFDGSIKLWDLPSGREIATLKEHSAAVKSVAFSPDGQILASGSEDNTIKLWNLKNKQLIRTLKGHSQPIRSVAISPIRSDLRSLGGRLGGILASSSADDTIKLWDLGTGQEIYTFKGHSFSVNSVAFTSDGKTLASGSSDHTIKLWDVATKREILTLRGHSKEVTSVAFSPDNNTLVSGCTDGTINLWRVVR; encoded by the coding sequence ATGCTCTGCTGCCTCAACCCCGATTGCCCGCAACCTCAAAATCCTGAACAGATAATCCATTGCCAGAGTTGTGGTGCGCTACTCATACCGCTTTTGAGAGGTCACTATCGCATAACTCAGGTGCTTTCAGATGAAGGTGGGTTTGGTAGAACCTACTTGGCAAAAGACATAGATAAGCTCAATGAACGCTGTGTCGTCAAGCAACTAGCACCAAAAGTCCAGGGGACGTGGGCTTTGAAGAAGGCGATTGAGTCATTCCAACAAGAGGCGCAGCGATTGCAAGAACTCGGAAAAAATTCGCAGATTCCTACCTTATTGGCTTACTTTGAGGAAGATAACTATCTGTATTTAGTCCAAGAGTTTATTGATGGGCAAACTTTGCTCAAAGACTTGCGACAACAGGGAATATATCATGAAGCAAAAATTCGCCAAGGTTTACTCGATTTGCTGCCTGTTCTCAAGTTTATTCATGAGCGTGGGGTGATTCACCGCGATATTAAGCCACAAAATATTATGCGCCGTCAAAGTGATGGCAAGTTAGTACTCATTGATTTTGGTGCCTCAAAGCAACTAAGCGCAACAGTACGGACTAAACCGGGGACGACTATTGGTACACGCGGCTATAGTCCTCTCGAACAATTGCAGGATGGTGAAGCTCATCCTGCAAGCGATTTGTTTAGCTTAGGGGCTACGTGTTTTCATTTAATGTCTGGTGTTTCACCAGGTACTCTTTGGGCAGAAAATGGCTATAGCTGGGTTACTTCTTGGCAGCTATATTTGAAATGTTCGATAAGTGCAGATTTAGCTAAAGTTTTCGATAAGCTTCTCAAAAAAGACATTAATGAGCGTTATCAGTCTGCGGATGAAGTCCTCAAAGACTTGGAACCTCGGCCACCATCCCCACAGCCACCTAGACTGAAAAACAGACTTTTAGCAGGTGCTGGTATTGTGTTGTTAGGATTTGGGGGATTTTGTTACATAAACAATTTCGAGATCCTAAATCTGATAGCGCAAAACAATTTCTTGATGAAAACCCTCAATGGGCATTCCAATGTGGTGACTTCTGTTGCTGTTAGTTCGATTCCCCCTGACTCCCCGCTTTATAAGGGGGGACTGGGGGGGATTGTTGCCAGCGGCAGTTTTGACACAACACTCAAACTGTGGAATTTGTCAACTAGAAAGGAAATTTTCACACTTGAGGGCAATGCTGGTTCAGTTTATTCCGTCGCTACCAGTCCGGATGGTCGTACTGTAGCTAGTGGCAATGGTGACAAAACAATTAAACTATGGAATCTCTTCACTGGACAACAAATTTATACCCTTTATGGACATTCGAGTTCGGTTGAATCCGTTGCCATTAGTCCGGATAGCAAAATGCTTGCAAGTGGCAGTTTTGACGGTAGCATCAAACTATGGGATCTGCCATCGGGAAGGGAAATTGCTACCCTAAAAGAACATTCTGCTGCAGTGAAATCTGTTGCCTTTAGTCCGGATGGACAAATTCTTGCCAGTGGCAGTGAAGACAATACTATCAAACTATGGAATTTAAAAAATAAACAGCTGATCAGAACTTTAAAAGGACATTCTCAACCAATTAGATCTGTGGCTATTAGTCCTATTCGTTCTGACTTGCGGAGTTTGGGAGGACGACTTGGAGGAATTCTTGCCAGTAGCAGTGCTGACGACACTATCAAACTATGGGATTTAGGAACCGGACAGGAAATCTACACCTTTAAGGGACATTCTTTCTCAGTTAATTCTGTGGCTTTTACTTCAGATGGCAAAACCCTGGCAAGTGGTAGTAGTGACCATACCATCAAACTGTGGGATGTGGCAACGAAAAGAGAAATTCTTACCCTCCGGGGACATTCTAAAGAAGTTACTTCCGTGGCCTTTAGTCCCGATAATAACACCCTTGTGAGTGGTTGCACTGACGGGACTATTAATCTTTGGCGGGTGGTTCGGTAA
- a CDS encoding glycosyltransferase family 2 protein, with translation MKKVSVIIPVYKVEKYVAATIQSVLEQTYTNFELLIIDDGSPDRSIEICQQFTDNRIKIIRQQNRGVAAARNVGIRHAQGEYLAFLDADDLWVPEKLEKHVEHLKKSPAVGVSFCRSSLIDEAGKPLGIYQITKLKEITPLDILCRTPIGNGSVPVIRRQVFEDIAFQDNLYGVVENFYFDDDRQLHPSEDVELWLRIAMKTKWLIEGIPEALTLYRINSQGFSAQLVKKLSSWETMLEKARAYVPAGSMPELEKIAMAYQLRHLARRAVTLEAGSTAVEFAMRSLSTHWRIILEEPHRTIITLAAAYFLWLMPRKLYHQVQSVALKIAGASQKRRIQQEEFGKKPYSVVLKDV, from the coding sequence ATGAAAAAAGTTTCTGTGATCATTCCAGTTTACAAAGTTGAGAAATATGTAGCAGCAACAATACAATCAGTTCTTGAGCAAACCTATACAAATTTTGAGTTGCTCATTATTGACGATGGTTCCCCAGATAGAAGCATAGAAATTTGCCAGCAATTTACAGACAATAGAATCAAAATAATCCGTCAGCAAAACCGGGGAGTGGCGGCGGCTCGAAATGTTGGTATTCGTCATGCTCAAGGGGAATATTTGGCTTTTTTAGATGCAGATGACTTATGGGTTCCAGAAAAGTTAGAAAAACATGTTGAACATTTAAAGAAGTCACCAGCAGTGGGGGTGAGTTTTTGTCGTTCTTCTTTAATCGATGAAGCAGGGAAGCCTTTGGGTATTTATCAGATAACCAAGCTCAAGGAAATTACTCCACTTGATATACTTTGTCGGACTCCCATTGGAAATGGATCAGTACCCGTGATTCGGCGTCAGGTTTTTGAAGATATCGCATTCCAAGATAATCTTTATGGAGTGGTAGAAAACTTTTATTTTGATGATGATCGCCAACTGCATCCTTCAGAAGATGTGGAACTTTGGCTGCGGATAGCGATGAAAACGAAATGGCTGATAGAAGGAATACCAGAAGCCTTGACGCTTTACCGAATAAATTCCCAGGGATTTTCGGCTCAACTGGTGAAAAAGTTAAGTTCTTGGGAAACAATGCTGGAAAAAGCACGCGCCTACGTACCTGCAGGATCTATGCCTGAGTTGGAAAAAATCGCGATGGCTTACCAACTACGCCATTTAGCCCGAAGAGCAGTCACTTTAGAAGCTGGTTCAACAGCTGTGGAGTTTGCCATGCGATCGCTATCTACCCACTGGCGAATTATACTAGAAGAACCACACCGTACAATTATCACTCTCGCAGCAGCTTATTTTCTCTGGCTAATGCCACGCAAGCTGTACCATCAAGTACAGTCTGTTGCTTTAAAAATTGCCGGGGCTAGTCAAAAACGACGCATTCAACAAGAAGAATTCGGAAAAAAACCTTATAGCGTTGTCCTAAAGGATGTCTGA
- a CDS encoding YceD family protein: MDAIFIPQLTKAPQATEEVQVKEFLAGLETLTPVKGRIRVQHCGNYLEIRSQAETIITCTCSRCLQNYNHRLTIDTKEIIWLDEAANVDDLPLEREIAFDDLVETLSPQGYFDPGTWLYEQICLELPQQQLCDANCLGIQPTAQSKSDKRVDRRWASLEGFKNQFPGA, encoded by the coding sequence ATGGACGCAATTTTTATTCCGCAGCTTACAAAAGCGCCGCAAGCAACAGAGGAAGTTCAAGTTAAAGAGTTTCTAGCTGGTTTAGAAACTCTGACACCAGTTAAAGGTCGCATCCGCGTCCAGCATTGTGGGAATTACTTAGAAATACGTTCTCAAGCAGAAACAATCATCACTTGTACCTGTAGTCGATGCTTACAAAACTACAATCATCGTTTAACTATTGATACAAAGGAAATCATTTGGCTAGATGAAGCTGCAAACGTTGATGATCTACCGCTAGAACGCGAAATCGCTTTTGATGATTTAGTAGAAACTTTATCACCCCAAGGGTATTTTGACCCTGGTACATGGCTGTATGAGCAAATATGCTTGGAATTGCCTCAGCAACAGTTGTGTGATGCCAATTGTTTAGGCATTCAACCAACCGCCCAGAGCAAATCTGATAAGCGTGTTGACAGGCGTTGGGCTTCTTTGGAAGGTTTTAAAAACCAATTTCCGGGAGCGTAG
- a CDS encoding lipopolysaccharide biosynthesis protein, with translation MRSIHPVINIIKKKFSGQFIRNVGWLSISEIIYRVLRLGLVVIIARYLNRHDYGLGAIIMTVREFSLTFADIGISAKIIQAEEEELEDLCNSAYWLSWVVFFSLFVIQSIAAFPIAWFYKSPNLILPIIVSGIAYLIWPLSTIQKTLIQRENRLKVIAIANSAQNFTGSILTAIFAVLGMGVWSLVLPSILISPLEPLIYYRAQSWRVNTGFTTKSWSQIFKFGKNILGVSLLRTLRNNLDYLLVGRFVVKQGVPEYGIQELGLYFFGFNAGLGISLSIINAINSAILPHLCAVRSELSELKKSYFSSLKTIRATIIPFVILQSSLAHIYVPIVFGKKWVPAIPIVILICLSAIPRPFADAASQLLIAVGKPHLDLYWNIIFTFLFSITILIGVNLQFLGVDTSVLSVHLGEHWQIIVVAISVLLVHIVFLPLFTLWATNYVFPKTKKI, from the coding sequence ATGAGATCAATTCATCCTGTAATAAACATTATTAAGAAAAAATTCTCCGGTCAATTCATCCGAAATGTTGGCTGGTTGAGTATTTCAGAGATTATCTACAGAGTCTTGCGCTTGGGATTAGTTGTGATCATTGCTCGATATTTAAATCGCCATGACTATGGTTTGGGTGCGATTATCATGACAGTACGTGAGTTTTCACTCACGTTTGCTGACATCGGTATAAGTGCAAAAATTATTCAGGCTGAAGAAGAAGAACTAGAGGATTTGTGTAACTCTGCATACTGGTTAAGTTGGGTCGTTTTTTTTAGTCTTTTTGTTATTCAGTCTATTGCAGCTTTTCCCATAGCTTGGTTTTATAAAAGTCCAAATCTGATTTTGCCAATCATTGTCTCAGGTATAGCTTATTTAATTTGGCCTTTATCTACAATACAAAAAACTCTGATACAAAGAGAAAATCGTCTGAAAGTAATAGCAATTGCGAATAGTGCTCAAAACTTTACTGGAAGTATACTGACTGCAATTTTTGCTGTCTTAGGTATGGGTGTATGGTCGTTGGTGTTGCCTTCAATATTAATTTCGCCTCTTGAACCCTTAATATACTACAGAGCACAGTCTTGGCGTGTCAACACAGGATTTACCACCAAAAGTTGGAGTCAGATTTTTAAGTTTGGTAAAAATATTTTAGGGGTCTCCTTGTTAAGAACACTAAGAAATAACTTAGATTATCTGTTAGTTGGTCGGTTTGTTGTAAAGCAGGGAGTCCCTGAATATGGAATTCAGGAATTAGGGTTATACTTCTTTGGTTTTAACGCCGGATTAGGAATAAGTTTAAGTATTATTAATGCTATTAACTCAGCAATTTTACCTCATTTATGTGCAGTTCGCTCAGAATTGTCTGAATTGAAAAAATCCTATTTTAGTAGTCTGAAAACTATTCGCGCTACTATTATCCCTTTTGTGATACTCCAATCTAGTTTAGCTCATATTTATGTACCAATTGTTTTTGGTAAGAAATGGGTGCCTGCTATCCCCATTGTTATTCTCATTTGCCTATCGGCAATTCCACGACCTTTTGCAGACGCTGCATCCCAATTGCTTATAGCTGTTGGTAAACCTCATTTAGATTTATATTGGAATATCATATTCACTTTCCTATTTAGCATAACAATCCTGATAGGAGTGAACTTACAATTTCTTGGTGTAGATACATCTGTGTTATCAGTTCATCTAGGAGAGCACTGGCAAATAATTGTTGTAGCAATATCCGTTTTATTAGTTCATATTGTGTTTTTACCTTTGTTTACATTGTGGGCAACAAATTATGTTTTCCCAAAAACTAAGAAAATTTAG
- a CDS encoding glycosyltransferase, whose translation MKVILLNNYSMTAQWEKWKEENYEYPSHHLWGATTLPKHGIDVELMPYEKFDFLKKISEKVKILGDLDQQLRLLFGKYDYDIIYSGNQGSTYFLAILRAIKILRKPVVTVQHQSFKKSIWSLLFIKIILSSYDRLFCLSNGLREHLIKEFNVPENKVSLLEWGIDLPCYDKIKMKNTVDTIKEEENSFILSAGRTYRDYKSLIKGFKNISYPLRIYSPEEPFFKKNSEMKSNVKIVTDYVSWREILTEHAKAYAIAIPLDTTQPKSYINVLGVTSLLDAMGMGKAVVMTRTIEPCIDIEKEGIGIFVEPGDEKGWEQAISYLLEHPDETREMGNRARRLCEEKYNLEVFTSKLSKLLKDALR comes from the coding sequence ATGAAGGTAATTTTGCTTAATAACTATAGCATGACTGCTCAGTGGGAAAAGTGGAAAGAAGAAAATTATGAGTATCCAAGTCATCATCTTTGGGGAGCGACAACATTACCGAAACATGGTATTGATGTTGAGCTTATGCCTTATGAAAAGTTTGATTTTTTAAAAAAGATTAGTGAAAAAGTAAAAATATTAGGAGACTTAGATCAGCAACTTAGATTACTTTTTGGAAAATACGATTACGATATTATTTACTCGGGAAATCAAGGATCTACATACTTCCTCGCAATTTTACGCGCTATAAAAATTTTAAGAAAACCAGTTGTTACTGTACAACATCAATCATTTAAAAAAAGTATTTGGAGTCTATTATTTATAAAAATAATTTTATCTTCCTATGATCGGCTTTTTTGCTTAAGTAATGGACTAAGAGAGCACCTTATAAAAGAGTTCAATGTACCAGAAAATAAAGTTTCTTTGTTAGAATGGGGCATTGATTTACCTTGTTATGACAAGATAAAAATGAAGAACACAGTTGACACAATAAAAGAGGAAGAAAATAGTTTTATTTTGAGCGCGGGTAGAACATACAGAGACTACAAAAGCCTAATAAAAGGTTTCAAAAATATCAGTTATCCCTTAAGGATATATAGCCCTGAAGAGCCTTTTTTTAAAAAAAATTCGGAGATGAAGTCAAACGTAAAAATTGTCACAGATTACGTATCATGGCGAGAAATATTAACTGAACATGCCAAAGCTTATGCAATTGCTATACCTCTAGATACAACCCAGCCTAAATCATATATTAATGTGCTTGGAGTGACTAGTCTTCTAGATGCAATGGGTATGGGAAAAGCAGTTGTCATGACGAGAACTATAGAGCCTTGCATTGATATTGAAAAAGAAGGAATTGGAATTTTTGTTGAACCAGGAGACGAGAAAGGATGGGAACAGGCAATATCCTATTTATTGGAACATCCAGATGAAACTCGGGAGATGGGAAACAGAGCTCGACGTTTATGTGAGGAAAAATATAACTTAGAAGTTTTTACATCAAAATTATCTAAACTTTTGAAAGATGCTTTGAGATAG
- a CDS encoding glycosyltransferase family 2 protein: MLISVCVSTYQRPEGLKRLLDGLNQLTFSKCETPNLEVIVVDNDSTGSASALCSVKEKNFNGVLKYSIEPTRGISNSRNKALACINKDTNFVAFIDDDEVPASSWLDELLFVQQKLDADVVTGPVFPHFTETDVPNWVLKGKFFEPTHFPTGHPLKVAFTNNVLIRFEILRQIHIMFDERFALSGGEDSHFFMRLSRAGYKIVWADTALVYEWIPQNRTKMKWILRRGYRCWSTQSLCERELYPSIMVLSIRACKGIGLISQGFCLLLPSLVLGQHAIVKALLHICRGTGTLAGLAGVRYQEYKVISGIQNDRKPSTSFRSGC; the protein is encoded by the coding sequence ATGTTAATTTCTGTGTGCGTGTCAACATACCAACGTCCTGAAGGATTAAAACGTTTACTCGATGGTCTCAATCAGTTAACTTTTAGTAAGTGTGAAACTCCAAATTTAGAGGTGATTGTTGTTGACAATGACTCAACTGGTTCTGCTAGTGCTCTTTGCTCTGTTAAAGAGAAGAATTTCAATGGAGTATTGAAATACTCCATTGAACCTACTCGTGGCATTTCTAACAGTCGAAATAAAGCTCTTGCTTGTATTAACAAAGATACTAACTTTGTTGCTTTTATCGATGATGACGAGGTTCCTGCATCATCATGGCTCGATGAGCTTTTATTTGTTCAGCAGAAATTGGATGCAGATGTCGTCACTGGACCAGTTTTTCCCCATTTTACAGAGACAGACGTTCCTAATTGGGTTCTCAAAGGAAAGTTTTTTGAGCCGACGCATTTTCCTACAGGTCATCCACTTAAAGTTGCTTTCACGAATAATGTGCTCATCCGCTTTGAGATCTTAAGGCAAATACACATAATGTTTGACGAGCGTTTTGCTCTGAGTGGTGGAGAAGATTCGCACTTTTTCATGCGCTTGTCTCGGGCAGGATACAAGATCGTGTGGGCAGATACGGCTTTAGTTTACGAGTGGATACCCCAAAACCGTACTAAGATGAAATGGATTCTTCGGCGAGGTTATCGTTGTTGGAGTACACAAAGTTTATGCGAGCGAGAACTATATCCTTCCATTATGGTTCTCAGCATACGTGCCTGTAAAGGAATCGGATTAATTAGTCAAGGATTCTGCCTTCTTCTTCCTTCTTTAGTGTTAGGACAACACGCAATTGTGAAAGCATTACTACATATTTGTAGAGGAACAGGTACACTTGCAGGTCTTGCTGGAGTCCGTTACCAAGAGTACAAAGTCATTAGTGGAATACAGAATGACCGCAAACCCAGTACAAGTTTTCGTAGCGGTTGCTGA